Within Alphaproteobacteria bacterium, the genomic segment CTATCTGGTAAAGGTAATTTTAATCGTGCATGGCCGGATTTATATTTAGAAACTGTGCCTTGTTTAGAAGGGAAACTTACACAGAATCCAGAAAAAAATGTTAACATTATTCGCCAAACAATAGATGAAATTTTAAAAAAACAAAAAATTACAAATGAATTAAATGCATTAAAACTATCTTTATTGAAATTGGCTTTTGATGCTGATTTTGTTTTTGATCTCCATTGTGATGATGACGCTTTAATGCATCTTTTTCTAATTCCAGATCACTGGCCTGCTGCACAAGATCTTGCATGTGATATACATAGCCAAGCTGTTTTATTATGTGCAGATTCAGGGGGACATTCTTTTGATGAAGCGTTAAGTACATTATGGTCAAAATTGGCTCAAACATTTCCCAATTATCCTATTCCTGCCGCATGTATGGCCGGGACTATTGAATATCGTGGACAAACAGATGTTGATGATAATCTTGCACACCAAGATGCCATAAGATTATTTAATTTTATGCAACGTCGCTTTATTATCAAAGGTATACCCCCTCCTTTACCTAAACCTTTATGTGAAGCTACAGATCTAGCTGCATGTGACGTTTTACGATCCCCAATAGCAGGGATTGTTTGTTATAAGCATTCTTTAGGTAGTATAATTCATCAAGGTGATCTTGTTGCAGAA encodes:
- a CDS encoding succinylglutamate desuccinylase/aspartoacylase family protein, which gives rise to MIQNSEYIDLLSNSPLTKRQLAVYRYGTKGARPKIYLQASLHADETPGMLVLYHLNHLLKKAEQENNIIGEIVLVPVANPIGLGQILNGNLVGRYELSGKGNFNRAWPDLYLETVPCLEGKLTQNPEKNVNIIRQTIDEILKKQKITNELNALKLSLLKLAFDADFVFDLHCDDDALMHLFLIPDHWPAAQDLACDIHSQAVLLCADSGGHSFDEALSTLWSKLAQTFPNYPIPAACMAGTIEYRGQTDVDDNLAHQDAIRLFNFMQRRFIIKGIPPPLPKPLCEATDLAACDVLRSPIAGIVCYKHSLGSIIHQGDLVAEIIQPHLLDLQIREPIYSNTTGLLLSKRQHKMVRPGDTIAKIVGKETLSYRHGLLLED